Proteins encoded in a region of the Tribolium castaneum strain GA2 chromosome 7, icTriCast1.1, whole genome shotgun sequence genome:
- the Pfdn5 gene encoding prefoldin subunit 5, giving the protein MAQISSTEQPNMKQVDLMTLNIQQLSTLKQQLDQELSLFQESLASLKMAQTKFQNSGESLEKVGPDSDGKEILVPLTGSMYVPGKLHETNNVLIDIGTRYYAEKDIDAAKDYFKRKIQFVTEQMEKIQILGLEKSKIRDAIVEIVELKLQQQQN; this is encoded by the exons atggcTCAAATTTCGTCCACAGAACAGCCTAATATGAAGCAAGTGGATCTGATGACGCTAAATATCCAGCAGTTATCAACGTTAAAGCAACAGTTAGACCAG GAATTGTCGCTCTTTCAAGAATCTCTTGCGTCCCTCAAAATGGCACAGACGAAATTTCAAAACTCCGGAGAGTCTCTGGAGAAAGTTGGCCCCGATTCGGATGGAAAAGAGATTTTAGTGCCGTTAACAGGATCG atgtaCGTGCCTGGAAAGTTGCACGAGACCAACAATGTGTTGATCGATATCGGAACCAGATATTATGCAGAAAAG gATATTGATGCTGCTAAAGATTACTTTAAGCGGAAAATTCAGTTTGTGACAGAACAGATggagaaaattcaaattttggggttggaaaaaagcaaaattagaGATGCTATTGTGGAAATTGTGGAATTAAAGCTGCAACAGCAACAGAATTGA